The genome window GGTCGCCATCATGCCCGGATCGCGGTAACGGAAAGGGAGAAGTGGCTTACCTTCCAGCAGGCACTGAACGTTGGCTACCGCCCAATCGGCTTGCTGGAGAGCAACCGGCGCCACCATCGGCAAGGGATTGCCGTGCTCGTCTTCCAGGTATGCCGCATCGCCAATGACGAACACTTCGGGATAGCCCGGCACCTGCAGGGTGGGCTGAACGCGGATTCTGCCGTTGGAAGCGCGCGGCGCAGGGATACGCTCAGCCAGCCCGGCGGCGCGAATGCCCGTCACCCAGATGAGCGTGCGGGACGGAATTTGACGCCCATCCTTCAAGCGGATGAGTGTGCCATCATAGGACTCCACCGGCGCATTCAGCCACACCTCCACCCCTTTGGCGTGCAGGGCTTGCAGGGTGGCTTGCTGAAGCGCAGGGGGCATGGCGGGCAGGAGACGATCGGCGGCTTCCAGCAAAATGACCCGCGCTATCGAGAGGTCAAAGCCGGGAAAATCACGCTTCAGCACCCCGTGAATCAGTTCGCTCAGTGCACCCGCCATCTCCACCCCTGAAGGACCGCCGCCCGCCACGGCAAAGGTCAGCATGGCACGGCGTTTTTCAACATTGCTCTCCCGGCTGGCATGTTCAAAGAGACGCAGAACATGGTCGCGAATACGCTCGGCATCCTGCAGGGTTTTGAGTGTGAGCGCATGGCGGGCAAGCGTGGCATTGCCAAAAAAGTTGGTCTGTCCACCCATTGCCAGAATCAGCACATCGTAGCGCACTTCTCCCGCTGTGGTGAGCAAGCGGCGGTTGGACAGGTCCAGATCGGTCACCTCGGCAAGCAGGAAACGGGCATTACGCTGACGGCGTAACACCGCGCGCACGGGATAGGCAATCTCTCCCGCCGAAACCCCTGCAGTGGCTACCTGATACAGCAGAGGTTGAAAGAGATGGTAATTCTGGCGGTCTATCAGGGTCACCTGTAC of Anaerolinea thermophila UNI-1 contains these proteins:
- a CDS encoding NAD(P)/FAD-dependent oxidoreductase; the encoded protein is MTASSLPHVVIVGAGFGGLRAARRFSRLPVQVTLIDRQNYHLFQPLLYQVATAGVSAGEIAYPVRAVLRRQRNARFLLAEVTDLDLSNRRLLTTAGEVRYDVLILAMGGQTNFFGNATLARHALTLKTLQDAERIRDHVLRLFEHASRESNVEKRRAMLTFAVAGGGPSGVEMAGALSELIHGVLKRDFPGFDLSIARVILLEAADRLLPAMPPALQQATLQALHAKGVEVWLNAPVESYDGTLIRLKDGRQIPSRTLIWVTGIRAAGLAERIPAPRASNGRIRVQPTLQVPGYPEVFVIGDAAYLEDEHGNPLPMVAPVALQQADWAVANVQCLLEGKPLLPFRYRDPGMMATIGRNQAVARLGRFRLRGFLAWLMWVVVHIFQLIGFRNRLAVMLNWAWDYFLYDRALRLIEHPEEKPEERQLLV